A genomic stretch from Thermoanaerobaculum aquaticum includes:
- a CDS encoding ABC transporter permease: MFFENLRMALRSIAAHKLRSVLTTLGIIIGVAAVIGVVSIVQGLNFWIAGQLEGVGATYIMVFPERDPNNPDIAGREVQLTYEDGQAILERVPEIVAFTPIYFQGERVRYGKRTSTPFLLGVGASYQEVVNHWVARGRFFSDLDLANHARVCLVGEKLIEDLGLGAEPLGKDIQIGRVVFTVIGVMEQKGQFLGQDRDRVVIIPFSTAREIYGENAAKQIRLDFKARSPEDVDRAKDLMTDILRRRHGLRADQGNDFRIMLQEELRKTTSTILGGITQVVGAVVGIALLVGGIGIMNIMLVSVTERTREIGVRKAVGARRRDILMQFLIEAVLLSAIGGAIGILFGWFLGFLGAKAIPGFPAAHVPLWAVLLGFGFASAVGIFFGIYPAAKAASLNPIEALRYE, translated from the coding sequence ATGTTCTTCGAAAACCTCCGCATGGCCCTGCGCTCCATTGCCGCTCACAAGCTGCGCTCGGTCCTGACCACCCTGGGCATCATCATCGGTGTTGCTGCCGTCATTGGCGTGGTCTCCATCGTTCAGGGCTTAAACTTCTGGATTGCCGGGCAGTTGGAAGGTGTGGGTGCCACATACATCATGGTTTTCCCCGAACGGGACCCCAACAACCCCGATATTGCCGGAAGGGAAGTGCAGCTCACCTACGAAGACGGGCAAGCCATCCTGGAGCGGGTGCCGGAAATCGTGGCCTTTACCCCCATTTACTTCCAGGGTGAGCGGGTGCGCTACGGCAAGCGCACCTCCACGCCGTTCCTTTTGGGTGTGGGCGCCAGCTACCAGGAGGTGGTCAACCACTGGGTGGCCCGCGGTCGCTTTTTTTCCGATTTGGATTTGGCCAACCACGCTCGGGTTTGCCTGGTGGGGGAAAAGCTCATTGAGGACCTGGGTCTCGGGGCCGAGCCTTTGGGCAAGGACATCCAAATCGGGCGGGTGGTGTTTACGGTCATCGGCGTGATGGAGCAAAAAGGGCAGTTCCTGGGTCAGGACCGGGACCGCGTGGTGATCATCCCCTTTTCCACCGCCCGGGAAATTTACGGTGAAAACGCCGCCAAGCAAATCCGCCTGGACTTCAAGGCCCGCTCCCCGGAAGACGTGGATCGCGCCAAGGACCTCATGACCGATATTCTGCGACGGAGGCACGGCTTGCGGGCCGACCAGGGCAACGACTTCCGCATCATGCTGCAGGAGGAACTGCGCAAAACCACCTCCACCATTTTGGGCGGCATTACCCAGGTGGTCGGAGCGGTGGTGGGCATTGCTCTCCTCGTGGGCGGCATTGGCATCATGAACATCATGCTGGTTTCGGTCACCGAGCGCACCCGGGAAATTGGCGTGCGCAAAGCGGTGGGGGCCCGGAGGCGCGACATCCTGATGCAGTTCCTCATCGAGGCGGTGTTGCTTTCCGCCATTGGCGGGGCCATTGGCATCCTCTTCGGCTGGTTCCTGGGCTTTCTGGGTGCCAAGGCCATCCCCGGCTTTCCCGCCGCCCACGTGCCCCTCTGGGCGGTTTTATTGGGCTTTGGCTTTGCCTCGGCGGTAGGCATCTTCTTTGGCATTTATCCTGCCGCCAAGGCCGCTTCGTTGAACCCCATTGAGGCCCTACGCTACGAGTAG
- a CDS encoding TetR/AcrR family transcriptional regulator has translation MIAPPVGEETRQRLLEVAAELFALKGFSDTTVRELAKGARCNVACISYHFGSKEKLYEVVLVRTFRELAQRRVASLQTVLAEHNGRPPLEAVLISFARACLDPLLTEERAEVRLQLLLREMAQQLLPTEVMQRELVTPVNELLTKALISAVPELDEAQVPLVAYSFVAQLVHVLQLHWFLPKKAQFYRAYGDKLLEHVVRFTAGGIYSLVADGQAAAAAS, from the coding sequence GTGATTGCACCACCGGTTGGTGAGGAAACCCGACAGCGGTTGCTGGAGGTTGCTGCCGAGCTTTTTGCGCTCAAAGGCTTTTCCGATACCACGGTGCGGGAGCTGGCCAAGGGGGCGCGTTGCAACGTAGCCTGTATTTCATACCACTTCGGCAGCAAGGAAAAGCTTTACGAGGTGGTGCTGGTCCGCACCTTCCGCGAGCTGGCCCAGCGGCGGGTGGCAAGCCTCCAGACGGTTCTGGCCGAACACAACGGCCGTCCCCCCCTGGAAGCGGTGTTGATCTCTTTTGCCCGGGCTTGCCTTGATCCTCTCCTTACCGAGGAGAGGGCTGAGGTTCGTCTTCAGCTTTTGCTTCGGGAAATGGCACAGCAGCTCTTGCCCACGGAAGTCATGCAACGGGAATTGGTGACTCCGGTAAACGAGCTTTTAACTAAAGCTCTGATTTCTGCTGTGCCCGAATTGGATGAGGCTCAAGTTCCGCTTGTGGCCTACTCCTTCGTGGCACAGCTGGTTCACGTTTTGCAACTTCATTGGTTCTTGCCCAAGAAAGCACAGTTTTATCGGGCGTATGGGGACAAGCTCTTAGAGCACGTCGTGCGCTTCACCGCCGGCGGGATTTACTCCCTAGTGGCCGATGGGCAAGCGGCAGCAGCCGCCTCTTAG
- a CDS encoding SCP2 sterol-binding domain-containing protein, whose translation MRALQWLGSEDLKEDDLMELAKLFSQEGGEALRAAINAQERWQKEAAGWTAALGLVVEQSAGSQALLVKLENGTCQEVRPVAEAELEHADFVLRGSESLWRGILSGQVDPVGAVFMGKLKVARGNVMALSARTGAARLLLETAKGVLEGLA comes from the coding sequence GTGCGGGCGCTACAATGGCTTGGGAGCGAAGACCTCAAGGAGGACGATCTTATGGAGCTTGCCAAGCTTTTTTCCCAGGAAGGTGGGGAGGCCCTGCGGGCCGCCATCAACGCCCAGGAGCGGTGGCAAAAGGAAGCCGCCGGTTGGACGGCGGCTTTGGGGTTAGTGGTGGAGCAAAGCGCGGGCAGCCAGGCTTTGCTCGTGAAGCTGGAAAACGGCACCTGCCAGGAGGTACGGCCGGTTGCTGAGGCCGAGCTGGAGCACGCGGATTTCGTCCTCAGGGGCAGCGAGTCACTCTGGCGGGGCATCCTTTCCGGGCAGGTGGATCCGGTGGGAGCGGTGTTCATGGGCAAGCTGAAGGTTGCCAGGGGCAACGTCATGGCGCTTTCGGCCCGCACCGGTGCAGCCCGGCTGCTTCTGGAAACGGCCAAGGGCGTTCTCGAGGGCCTGGCGTGA